A window of the Nisaea acidiphila genome harbors these coding sequences:
- the rpsB gene encoding 30S ribosomal protein S2: MSVPTFTMRQLLEAGVHFGHHTRRWNPKMQEYIFGVRNNVHILDLQQTVPMLHRALAAIRDVTASGGRVLMVGTKRQAADVIAETASKTGQYYVNHRWLGGMLTNWKTISNSIRRLKELEERFEEGMQGLTKKEQLNLSREREKLDRSLGGIKEMGGLPDIMFVIDTNKEQLAIQEANTLGIPVVAILDSNCDPKGISFPIPGNDDAMRAVTLYCDLIGQAVLSGLQEEMTASGADIGESEEAPAEPAVEAAEEAPAEAAETEGEKTEAEAASA; this comes from the coding sequence ATGAGCGTCCCTACGTTTACGATGCGCCAGCTGCTTGAAGCCGGCGTCCATTTCGGCCACCACACGCGCCGTTGGAACCCGAAGATGCAGGAATACATCTTCGGCGTCCGTAACAATGTCCACATTCTCGACCTGCAGCAGACCGTCCCGATGCTGCACCGCGCGCTTGCCGCGATCCGCGACGTGACCGCGTCCGGCGGCCGCGTGCTCATGGTCGGCACCAAGCGCCAGGCCGCCGACGTGATCGCCGAGACCGCGTCGAAGACCGGCCAGTATTACGTCAACCACCGCTGGCTCGGCGGCATGCTGACCAACTGGAAAACCATCTCCAATTCGATCCGCCGCCTGAAGGAACTGGAAGAGCGTTTCGAGGAGGGCATGCAGGGCCTGACCAAGAAGGAACAGCTGAACCTCTCCCGCGAGCGCGAGAAGCTCGACCGGTCCCTCGGCGGGATCAAGGAGATGGGCGGTCTTCCGGACATCATGTTCGTGATCGACACCAACAAGGAGCAGCTCGCTATCCAGGAAGCCAATACGCTCGGTATTCCGGTCGTGGCCATTCTGGACAGCAACTGCGATCCGAAGGGTATCAGCTTCCCGATCCCGGGTAACGACGACGCCATGCGCGCCGTCACGCTTTATTGCGACCTGATCGGTCAGGCGGTTCTGTCCGGTCTGCAGGAAGAAATGACGGCGTCCGGCGCGGATATCGGCGAGTCGGAAGAAGCCCCGGCGGAGCCGGCTGTCGAGGCCGCAGAGGAAGCCCCGGCGGAAGCCGCGGAAACCGAAGGCGAGAAGACCGAGGCGGAAGCCGCGAGCGCCTAA
- a CDS encoding LysR family transcriptional regulator → MLPSYEQLRAFVEIAEAGNLTLAADRLNRTQSAISVQLKKLETAIGVTLFERGARGMDLSVNGRKFLPAARRALTELERAGRLFEVPLAGRLRVGIPDDFVGELLERALAEFAARNPEVETVVASSCASRYPDLVRAGELDLAVCSGPGDVPGDFLMSEPTVWCCREGMAPDPAVPVPLALLDRSCWWPRIPVEALDAIGRSWRKAYLGASFESLISAIRSGLAIGVLPSSCIGPGLAVLGQEEGFPLLPVSNRSILIGERAPKALASAMSGAIRNAWHGSAKAV, encoded by the coding sequence ATGCTGCCGAGCTACGAACAATTGAGGGCCTTTGTGGAGATTGCCGAAGCTGGCAATCTCACCCTCGCTGCGGACAGACTGAACCGTACGCAGTCCGCGATCAGTGTCCAGTTGAAGAAGCTTGAAACGGCAATCGGTGTGACGCTCTTCGAGCGTGGTGCGCGCGGGATGGATCTGAGCGTGAATGGCCGGAAGTTCCTTCCTGCGGCGCGACGTGCGCTGACGGAGCTCGAGCGTGCGGGACGTCTATTTGAAGTGCCTCTTGCCGGACGCTTGCGGGTCGGGATTCCGGACGATTTCGTCGGTGAGCTTCTGGAGCGCGCACTCGCGGAATTCGCTGCGCGCAACCCGGAAGTGGAAACCGTCGTCGCATCGAGCTGCGCCTCGCGGTATCCCGATCTGGTTCGCGCCGGAGAACTGGACCTGGCTGTCTGCTCCGGTCCGGGAGACGTCCCCGGCGATTTCCTGATGTCCGAACCGACGGTCTGGTGCTGCCGCGAGGGAATGGCCCCGGACCCGGCTGTTCCGGTGCCTCTGGCATTGCTGGACCGGAGTTGTTGGTGGCCACGTATTCCCGTCGAGGCACTTGATGCGATCGGTCGGTCCTGGCGAAAGGCTTATCTTGGTGCGAGTTTCGAGAGCCTGATTTCGGCGATCCGGTCAGGGCTTGCAATCGGCGTACTGCCGAGTTCGTGCATCGGGCCCGGACTTGCCGTCCTCGGGCAGGAGGAGGGATTTCCTTTACTGCCTGTCTCGAACCGCTCGATCCTGATCGGCGAACGGGCTCCGAAAGCTCTGGCCTCCGCCATGTCCGGCGCAATCCGCAATGCCTGGCACGGATCGGCAAAAGCTGTCTGA
- a CDS encoding sulfite exporter TauE/SafE family protein — MSPEILGILLMIGIFAGAWNAIAGGASLFTFPALMATGLPPMVANATNYLALLPSGAAALPAYKDELRDAGWRLVPLLVISGLGAVVGSLLLTVSDPDMFREIVPFLLMIATALFAFGDRLRATLLQTLGHSRSRLLILATMFAFSVYGGYFGAGLGIILLGVVQVFGFEGYHAANGVKNLVATFFTILSVTIFGIGGLISWPAAIAMMTGSTIGGYLGGRLAKRVNTRWLRTGIICFGVILAAVYFQRIYLA; from the coding sequence ATGTCTCCCGAAATTCTCGGCATCCTGCTCATGATCGGAATCTTCGCCGGCGCCTGGAACGCCATTGCCGGCGGCGCCTCGCTGTTCACATTTCCCGCATTGATGGCCACCGGACTCCCGCCGATGGTCGCGAACGCGACGAACTACCTCGCCTTGCTGCCATCCGGAGCGGCCGCCCTGCCCGCCTATAAGGACGAACTCAGAGACGCCGGCTGGCGCCTGGTGCCGTTGCTGGTGATCTCCGGACTCGGTGCCGTCGTCGGGTCGCTGCTGCTGACGGTTTCAGATCCGGACATGTTCCGCGAGATCGTCCCGTTTCTGCTGATGATCGCGACCGCTCTCTTCGCTTTCGGAGACCGCCTGAGGGCGACATTGCTCCAGACACTGGGCCACAGCCGCAGCCGCCTGCTGATCCTCGCGACGATGTTCGCCTTCTCGGTCTATGGCGGCTATTTCGGCGCCGGGCTCGGGATCATCCTGCTCGGAGTCGTGCAGGTGTTCGGCTTCGAGGGATATCACGCCGCCAACGGCGTGAAGAACCTGGTGGCCACCTTCTTCACCATCCTGAGTGTCACGATCTTCGGCATCGGCGGCCTGATCTCGTGGCCGGCGGCGATCGCGATGATGACCGGCAGCACGATCGGCGGCTACCTCGGCGGCCGCCTCGCCAAACGCGTCAATACGCGCTGGCTGCGCACCGGGATCATATGCTTCGGTGTGATATTGGCGGCCGTGTATTTCCAGCGGATCTACCTGGCCTGA
- the nthA gene encoding nitrile hydratase subunit alpha: MSGNHHDRHHHGHDHDHLHPYDPEHHHPHRPDQDDTMTYYRLMEEAVRELMIEKGLVTPDDIRAEVEAMDARVPANGAKVVARAWTDPDFKKRLIETPKEAIAEAGHDIGPMKLVVLENTPEVHNVVVCTLCSCYPRWILGIPPDWYKSRSYRSRVVREPRAVLKEFGTEIAGDREVRVHDSTADMRYFVLPMRPAGTDGMSEEDLAALVHRDAMIGVTEVSGAR; this comes from the coding sequence ATGAGCGGCAATCATCACGATCGTCACCACCATGGTCATGACCACGACCACCTGCATCCCTACGATCCCGAGCACCATCACCCGCATCGCCCGGATCAGGACGACACGATGACCTACTACCGCCTGATGGAAGAGGCGGTGCGTGAACTGATGATCGAGAAGGGGCTGGTGACGCCGGACGATATCCGCGCCGAGGTCGAGGCGATGGACGCCCGGGTTCCGGCGAACGGCGCGAAGGTCGTGGCGCGGGCCTGGACCGATCCGGATTTCAAGAAACGCCTCATCGAGACACCGAAAGAGGCGATCGCCGAAGCCGGTCACGATATCGGGCCGATGAAGTTGGTGGTGCTGGAGAACACGCCGGAGGTGCACAATGTCGTCGTCTGCACCCTCTGCTCCTGCTATCCGCGATGGATCCTTGGCATTCCGCCGGACTGGTACAAGAGCCGTTCCTACCGTTCCCGCGTGGTGCGCGAGCCGCGCGCTGTGCTGAAGGAGTTCGGCACCGAGATCGCCGGCGATCGCGAGGTGCGGGTCCACGACAGCACGGCGGACATGCGCTACTTCGTGCTGCCGATGCGGCCCGCAGGGACGGACGGCATGAGCGAGGAGGACCTCGCCGCGCTCGTCCACCGGGACGCGATGATCGGGGTGACGGAGGTGAGTGGTGCGCGATAA
- a CDS encoding nitrile hydratase subunit beta, which translates to MPRFAVGDRVRVHKQFPPTPPSHIRTPYYIRGLSGTVERICGAFKNPEELAFGRPGTPEVPLYRVRFRQKDVWPDYDGNEADKIEIEIFEFWLDAAGDGA; encoded by the coding sequence ATGCCTCGTTTTGCCGTGGGAGACCGGGTGCGGGTGCATAAGCAGTTCCCGCCGACTCCGCCGAGCCATATCCGCACGCCCTATTACATTCGCGGCCTTTCCGGCACTGTCGAGCGCATCTGCGGCGCGTTCAAGAACCCGGAAGAGCTGGCCTTCGGCCGCCCGGGAACGCCGGAAGTTCCGCTTTATCGCGTGCGCTTCCGTCAGAAGGACGTCTGGCCGGACTACGACGGTAACGAGGCTGACAAAATCGAGATCGAGATCTTCGAGTTCTGGCTCGATGCGGCGGGAGACGGGGCATGA
- a CDS encoding nitrile hydratase subunit beta: MERDFTARGHHDMGGLDGGEIDRAEHDYALWEKRVDALMMLCTNRLKLMTVDQLRKGIEALPPEAYDEMTYYERWISSVTNTLLERGVFTADELGAKMEEVRARYPDGVMPGGAAGGGC; the protein is encoded by the coding sequence ATGGAACGCGATTTCACCGCGCGCGGGCATCACGATATGGGCGGCCTGGACGGCGGCGAGATCGACCGCGCGGAGCACGATTACGCGCTCTGGGAAAAGCGTGTCGACGCTCTCATGATGCTTTGCACCAACAGGCTGAAGCTGATGACCGTCGATCAGCTCCGCAAGGGCATCGAAGCGCTTCCGCCCGAGGCTTACGACGAGATGACCTATTACGAGCGCTGGATTTCCTCGGTGACCAACACGCTGCTGGAGCGCGGCGTGTTCACCGCGGATGAACTCGGTGCGAAGATGGAAGAGGTGCGGGCGCGCTATCCGGACGGCGTGATGCCGGGCGGCGCCGCTGGGGGAGGCTGCTGA